One Methanoculleus sp. SDB genomic window, GATGGAAAGAATCATCAACCGGAACACGGGAAAGACGATCATCGTCCCGATGGACCACGGGGTATCGTCCGGTCCGATAGCCGGGCTGACGGACATGGGAAGAACAGTCGATCTGGTTGCCGAGGGGGGTGCGAATGCCGTACTGGGGCACATGGGGCTGGCACTCTACGGCCATCGCACGCACGGGCGCGATATCGGCCTGATACTTCATCTCTCCGCCAGCACGTCGATTGGGCCCGACCCGAACGACAAGGTGCTCGTGAACACCGTGACAAACGCACTGAAGATGGGTGCGGACGGGGTGTCGGTTCACATCAATATCGGCGCTGATTCGGAGGCACGGATGCTCTCCGATCTCGGGCGAATCGGCGTGGAGTGCATGGAATGGGGGATGCCCCTCCTTGCGATGATGTACCCCCGCGGCAGGGGAATAACCGACGAGCACGCGGTGGTATCCGTGGCGCTCGCCGCCCGCGTCGCTGCGGAACTCGGCGCCGACCTCGTCAAGACCGTCTACACGGGCGACCCCGACAGCTTTCGGGAGGTGACGGGAGGGTGCCCGGTGCCGGTCGTGGTTGCCGGTGGTTCGAAGACCGACGAGCTGCAGACACTCACGCTGATAGAGGGTGCAATGGAGGGCGGCGCAGCCGGCATTTCGATCGGCAGGAATGCGTTCCAGCATCCCGCACCCGACCGGTTCGTCCGGGCTGCCGCACTGATTGTTCACGACGGAAGATCGGCGGAAGAAACAATGGAAATCCTCCGTAGCGGAGGCCCCTGACATGATTGGCAAGGCAATCAGGCTCGAACGCATCATGGACCGGAATACCGGACGTGCCGTGATTATCCCGATGGACCACGGCTTTACGCTCGGCCAGATTGAGGGACTTGGCGATATGCCGTCCATTATCGGTGAGGTGAGTGACGGAGGGGCGAATGCGGTCGTCCTGCACAAGGGCATCGTCGGAAGCGGCCACAGGCGCTACGGCCGTGATATAGGACTGATTGTGCACCTCTCCGCGAGCACGTCCCTCAATCCCGACCCGAACGACAAGGTACTTGTCTGCTCGGTCGAGGAGGCGATCACGCTCGGGGCTGATGCTGTCTCAATCCATATCAATCTCGGTGCCCCGAACGAATCGCGCATGCTTGAAGAAGCGGGGAACATTTCATGGGACTGCAAGCGTTGGGGCATCCCCCTGCTGACGATGATCTACCCGCGGGGAGCGGGCATCGATCCGGCAAGCCCCGCGGCTATCGGCCACTGCGTACGCGTTGGTGAAGAACTCGGTGCAGATCTTATCAAGACCTCGTACACCGGAGATCCTGTCTCGTTCGGCAAGATCGTGAAGGCCTGTTCGGTGCCGGTTTTTGTTGCCGGCGGCGAGAAGGCGGGCGATCTCGCCACCCTCACGGCAATCCGCGATGCGGTCTCTGCCGGGGCGGCCGGTGTCTGCATGGGAAGAAACGCCTTTCAGCGGGACAACACGGCATCGTTTGTCCGGGCGATCTGCAGGGTCGTCCACGACGGCACGGACCCGGAAACGGCGCTGGAGGAAGTCGGATGAAACTCTTCTGGGTGGATTGCCGGCCGTGGAACAAGGCATGTGCGACAACCGCCATCGAGAGCGGGGCCGATGCCGTCGTTGCGGACGATCCTGAACGGGTCCGTGAGCTCGGCCGGGTCAGGGTGGTTGCGGATGGCGGCGATCTGGTCCCCGGCGAAGATGTCTTCTTTGTCGATATCGACGGCGCGGAAGGGCAGGAGCAGGCGCGGGCCTGTGCCGATCGCGGATACGTGGTCGTGCGCACGCGGGACTGGACCGTGATCCCGCTTGAAAACCTCGTCGCCGCTTCCGACCGCATAATCGCGCAGGTATCCTCGGCAGAGGAGGCGGACGTCGCTTTGCAGGTGCTCGAAAAGGGGGTTTCGGGCGTCCTTCTCGCAACCGACTCTCCGACAGAGATTTCCCGCGTGGGCGAACGGGTCCGCAGGACGACGGGCACCGTCCCCCTGTCCACCTTCGAGGTGACACGGATCACACAGACCGGCATGGGTGACCGGGTATGTGTCGATACCTGCAGCCTGCTCGCCGACGGTCAGGGCATGCTCGTCGGGAACACATCCGAAGGTTTCCTCCTTGTTCATGCCGAGACACTTGAAAATCCGTACGTCGCTGCCCGGCCGTTCCGGGTCAACGCCGGAGCGGTGCATGCCTACATCCTTCTCCCGGACGGCCGTACCGCGTACCTCGCCGATCTCCGTGCGGGTGATCCCATGCTGATCGTGGATGCCGGCGGAAAGGCCGCCGAAGCGGTGGTGGGTCGGATCAAGATCGAACGGCGCCCGCTCCTGCTCGTTGAGGCGGTATCGGGAGATGTCAGCGCAGGCCTCGTATTGCAGAACGCGGAGACGATACGGCTCGTGCGGGAAGGCGGCACGGCAGTGTCCGTCGTACAGCTCGCGGTGGGTGATCGGCTCCTCGGCCATATATCCGGGGCCGGACGGCATTTCGGCATGGCCGTCCGCGAGACGATTGTGGAGCGGTGAGGCGTCGTGAGGGTCGGAATTATCGGCGGTACCGGGAGGATGGGGCAGCTTTTTGCCGGAGTCTTCACGCGGGCCGGGCACAGGGTGACGGTCTCGGGGCGGACGACTCGGCTCTCGAACACGGATCTGGCAGCCGATTCGGATCTCATCATCATATCGGTCCCGATCCGGAGTACTCCCGGCGTTATTGCCGAGATCGCCCCTGTTCTCAGGGCCGGACAGGTTCTCGCCGACCTGACATCACTGAAAACCGGCCCGGTACAGGCGATGCTCGCCACACCCGCCGATGTTATCGGCCTGCACCCGATGTTCGGGCCGGGCGTTCTCTCGCTCCGGCATCAGCTGATCGTGGCGGTCCCCGCACGGTGTTCAGGGGACACCCTGAAGTCTGTCCTGTCGGTTTTTGAAGCAGAAGGAGCACGGATTCTCCTCTCAAATCCTGAGACGCATGACCGGATGATGGCGGTGGTGCAGGGGCTTGTCCATTTTGCCACGCTCAGCCTTGCCGACGCGATCCGGCGGTCGGCCGTCGATATCGGCGATGCCCTCTCCTATACAAGCCCCGTCTACCGGATGGAAATGGGGCTCGTGGGACGGATTCTCGGACAGGATCCGGCGCTGTATGGTGCGATACTCCAGGATAATCCCCAGGTGCCGCCGCTTCTCGAGGCATTTTCCGAATCGGTCCGGGAGCTGCGGGAGATCGTGGACTCCGGGGATCAGAATGCATTTGCCGCGTTTTTTAACCGGAATGCCGTGGCGTTTGCAGACTACACTCCGTCGGCAACCCGCGAGACTGACGAACTGATTGCATGCATGGTGAACCGTTCATGAAGCTCGCCACGCTCGGACCGGAAGGGACCATTTCGCATGAAGTCGCGCACCTCATTGCAGGCAACGACGACATTATCCTCCTTCCCTCAATCGCGAAGATATTCGGCTTTGTTCGTGAAGGTGGCGGTGTGGGTCTCGTTCCCCTCGAAAACAGCGAATCGGGAGGAATCGGCGCCACCTTAAACGGTCTCCGGGAGCATCCCGTCTTCATCACCGGCCAGATCACCGTGCCGGTCGGGCACCACTTCGCCGCGGCGGACCCCGGCGGCCCGGTCCGCACGCTCTATGTGCATCCCGAAACGCACGAACAGTGTTCGGCATTCATCGAAAGTCTGGGGATTCCTGTCGTTCACACGGCATCCAACGCGGAGAGCGCACGCTCGGCACATCTCCGGGCGCAGACGGGCGCTATTACAACCCGGACGGCGGCGAAGCACTGGGGTCTCTCCCTCGTCCGCACCGATGTCCAGAACAATGCCCGCAACAGAACGCGGTTCATCAGGATTTCCCGGGAACCGTGCCCCGTCCCCGAATCAGGCACCTGCAGCATCCTCGTCGATCCCTCGGGTGACCGGGTCGGGCTCCTGCACGCGATCCTCGGTGTGTTTGCCGACCGGGGAATCAACCTCAGTCGCATCGAATCACGTCCTTCCACGCGCCGGATGGGAGAATACATCTTCTTCCTTGACGCCGATCTGCACCCGGCATGGCAGGATGCGCTTTCCGCACTGGCCCCGATGGCGCGTGTCAGGGCACTCGGGTGCTACGGGAACCTCG contains:
- a CDS encoding fructose-bisphosphate aldolase (catalyzes the reversible formation of fructose 1,6-bisphosphate from glycerone phosphate and D-glyceraldehyde 3-phosphate); the protein is MNGKKIRMERIINRNTGKTIIVPMDHGVSSGPIAGLTDMGRTVDLVAEGGANAVLGHMGLALYGHRTHGRDIGLILHLSASTSIGPDPNDKVLVNTVTNALKMGADGVSVHINIGADSEARMLSDLGRIGVECMEWGMPLLAMMYPRGRGITDEHAVVSVALAARVAAELGADLVKTVYTGDPDSFREVTGGCPVPVVVAGGSKTDELQTLTLIEGAMEGGAAGISIGRNAFQHPAPDRFVRAAALIVHDGRSAEETMEILRSGGP
- a CDS encoding fructose-bisphosphate aldolase (catalyzes the reversible formation of fructose 1,6-bisphosphate from glycerone phosphate and D-glyceraldehyde 3-phosphate), which translates into the protein MIGKAIRLERIMDRNTGRAVIIPMDHGFTLGQIEGLGDMPSIIGEVSDGGANAVVLHKGIVGSGHRRYGRDIGLIVHLSASTSLNPDPNDKVLVCSVEEAITLGADAVSIHINLGAPNESRMLEEAGNISWDCKRWGIPLLTMIYPRGAGIDPASPAAIGHCVRVGEELGADLIKTSYTGDPVSFGKIVKACSVPVFVAGGEKAGDLATLTAIRDAVSAGAAGVCMGRNAFQRDNTASFVRAICRVVHDGTDPETALEEVG
- a CDS encoding 3-dehydroquinate synthase; translation: MKLFWVDCRPWNKACATTAIESGADAVVADDPERVRELGRVRVVADGGDLVPGEDVFFVDIDGAEGQEQARACADRGYVVVRTRDWTVIPLENLVAASDRIIAQVSSAEEADVALQVLEKGVSGVLLATDSPTEISRVGERVRRTTGTVPLSTFEVTRITQTGMGDRVCVDTCSLLADGQGMLVGNTSEGFLLVHAETLENPYVAARPFRVNAGAVHAYILLPDGRTAYLADLRAGDPMLIVDAGGKAAEAVVGRIKIERRPLLLVEAVSGDVSAGLVLQNAETIRLVREGGTAVSVVQLAVGDRLLGHISGAGRHFGMAVRETIVER
- a CDS encoding prephenate dehydrogenase, giving the protein MRVGIIGGTGRMGQLFAGVFTRAGHRVTVSGRTTRLSNTDLAADSDLIIISVPIRSTPGVIAEIAPVLRAGQVLADLTSLKTGPVQAMLATPADVIGLHPMFGPGVLSLRHQLIVAVPARCSGDTLKSVLSVFEAEGARILLSNPETHDRMMAVVQGLVHFATLSLADAIRRSAVDIGDALSYTSPVYRMEMGLVGRILGQDPALYGAILQDNPQVPPLLEAFSESVRELREIVDSGDQNAFAAFFNRNAVAFADYTPSATRETDELIACMVNRS